The window TGGAGATGGCGATCATGAGCACGTCCACCCTGGACAACGAGATCCGCGAGTTCGTCCTGACCACGGTCATCGACGAGATGAACATCCTGCTGAGCCGCGACGGCATCACGGACGAGAGCCCGGTGACCGTCGGCGGGCTGGAGCTGGACTCCCTGAGCCTGATCGAGCTGACGCTGCGGCTGGAGTCGCGGTTCGGCGTGGAGATCCCGGACACCGACATCGAGCCGCTGGCCTCCCTGACCCTCGGCGGGCTCGTCACCGAGGTCGTCCGACGCGGGGCGAAGGCATGAGCGCGGAGGTCTCCGCGCCGTCCGTCCCGGGCACGTCACCGTCGTCCGTACCGGGCACCTCCGCGTCGTCCGTGATCACCCTCGGCACCGTCCGGGAGCTGCTGTCCGACCGCAAGATCTTCCCCGGGGTCCCGGACGACCTCGGCGACGACTCCGAACTGGTCCTGGACTCACTGGGGTTGGTGTGGCTGCTGCACGTGGTGGAGGAGCGGTACGGCCTGGTGGTGGAGCCCGGCGACGACGACATCGCGAACCTGACCTCGCTCCGGCGGCTCACGGAGTTCCTGGGCGCGTCCGCGGCGGACGCGGCGCAGGGGGGTGACCGCGTTGACCGGTGACGTGACGGTGACCGGATTCGGTGTGCGCACGGCCTTCGGCGCGGGCGCGGACGCCCTGCGTCGCGGTGTCTTCGCCGGCGTCCCCTCCTTCACCCCCACCACCCGCTTCGACACCGGCCCGTACCGCACCCCGATGGCCGGCGCCGCCCCCGACGGCCCCGACGGAGCCGAGCACCGGGCCCTGCGCCCCGCCCTCGCGGACTGCGGAAGGGAGGCGCTCGACATGGCGGGCCTGCCCCCGGGCACCGAGGCGGCGGTCCTGCTGGGTATCGCGGGCGACTGCACGAGCATCACGCGCCACTGGCGGGACGCGGCGGCGGGGCCGGGTGCGGAGACGAGCGGTGGCGCCGACGGGCGCGACGAAGCCGCGTCCGGGCCCGCCGACGCGGCGGCGCACCTCGCCGACGCCGTCCCGGCGCACCTCGCCGAGTCGCTGGCCCGGGGCCTCGGCCTGACGGGGCCCCGGCTCACGTTCACCAACGCCTGTGTGGCCTCCGCCGCCGCGATCATCCATGCCTGCCGGCTGATCTCGTCCGGCCGGACCGATGTGGCGGTGTGCGCCGGCGGCTACCTCGTGGAGGAGGAGACGTTCGGGAAGTTCGACTCGGGGCGGGCGCTGTCCCGGGACGGCATGGTGCGGCCGTTCAGCGCGGACCGCACCGGGCTGCTGCTCGGCGACGGGGTCGCGGCGGTCGTGCTGGAGTCCGCCGAGCACGCGCGGCGGCGCGGGGCCCGGCCGCTGGCGGGCGTGGTCGGCTGGGGGGCGGCCACCGACGCCCACCACATCGCCCAGCCGCACCCGGAGGGCGTGGGCCTGGCCCGCGCGGCCCGGCAGGCGCTGCGGCTGGCCGGGGACCCCGACGGGTCGGCCCTCGGCTATGTCAACGCGCACGGCACCGGCACCAAGTACAACGACGGCGCCGAGACCCGGGGGCTGCGCGCCGCCCTCGCGGAGCGGGCCGGGTCGGTCCCGGTCAGCTCCACCAAGAGCACCACCGGCCATCTCCTGGAGGCGGCCGGAGTCGTGGAGTTCGTGATCACGGTGCTGGCCCTCATGGACGGCGTACTGCCGCCGACCGCGGGCCTCACGCGGCCGGACCCCGAGTGCGACCTCGACTACGTGCCGAACCGGGCCCGGCAGGCCGACCTGCGCCGGGCCCTGACCATCAACGCCGCGTTCGGCGGCGCCAACACCGCACTCGTCCTGGAGCGGCCGTGACGACGACGGACCACGGTGGGAGAGCCGCGCCGACAGCCACTCCGACCAGCACACGGACAAGCACGCCGGCCCGCGCGGAGGAGACCGTGCCGGCCGGGAAGGGGCCCCTGCGTTCGCCGCTGGGCGTCCTCACCACCGCCACCGCGACGCACGCCACCGGGCGGCCCGACGACATCCCGCTGCCCCGGCTGCCGGGGTTCGTGGAGTCGGCGTTCAGCCCGTTGGCGTACGAGGTCGCCGCGCGGTGCCTGACCGAGCGGCCCGGGGACGGGGCCCGTACGGCCGTCGTGCTGGCGAGCCTCATGGGGGACACCACCACGGCCGATCTGGCGAGCCGGCGGGTGGTGTCCGGGCGGGTCCACAACCCGCTGCTGTTCATGCAGGCCACGCCCAACTCCGTGCTGGGGCACATCAGCCGGGAGTTCCGGATCACCGGGCAGATGTTCAGCCTCTCCACGCTCGACGATCCGGTGACCGAACTGCTGGCCATGGCCGACCTCCTCCTGGAGGACCCGGATCTCGACCGGGTCCTGGTGGCGGGCGTCGAACTGGGCGGCGGCGCGCGTACGGCCGCCGTGCACCGGGAGCTCTCCGCGATCAGCGGCCGGCCGGTCCCGGACCTCCCGGAAGCCGCCGCCCTGGCGGCGGCCGTCCTGCTCGGCCGCCCCGGCCCCGGCGTACCCGTGAGCGTCCGCGCGACGGACACGCACGACGGCGCGCGGCCGGCGGCCCTCGCGCACCCCGGCAGCGTCCAGGGCCTGTTCGACCTGGCCGCCGCCCACCGGCGGCTGCTGCGGGACGGCGGCACCCACGTCCTGGTCACCGAACCCCGGACGCCCGCGTTCCGCCTGGACGCCGAACGCCTCCCGGAAAGAAACGAGACGGAGACCCATGCTCATCAGTAGGCAGGAGCGGGCGCGGATCTGCTCCGACACCGAACTCGGCGCCGGCAACGTCCTCGGGCGGCTGCGCGCCTACGCACGCCCGCTCGACGAGCCGGTGCTGCGGACCGACGGCACCTGGCGCGCGCCGGACGGCAGCCGGCCCGAGGTGCTGACGCTCGGGCAGCTGTACGAGGTGGTGGAGACGTACGCGGGCTGGTACGCGGCCCGGGGCGTGCGGCCCCGGGACCCGGTGGCCGTCCACTCCTTCTCCGCCGCCGAGTTCGCGGTGAACTTCCTGGCGCTGACCTCGCTCGGCGCCGTCCCCTCGTTCGTCAACGGCAACCTGGCCCCGGAGACCGCCCGGGAGTACGTCCGCCGGCAGGGCGCGGTGGGTGCCTTCACCGACGAGGCCCACCGCGAGGTGCTGACCGGCGACGCCGAGGTCGCGGCGGGCGGGACCGGCCTCGGTTTCCTGGTGACCGCCGCCGACATCCGGCCGGAGCACCGCGCGTCGCTCCCGCCGTCGTACCCGTACCGGCACGACCCGACCGACCCGGTGCTCATCTCCCACTCGTCCGGCACCACCGGCATGCCCAAGGGGGTGCCGCACACCCACCGCACGCTGATGTACGCCCAGGTGCACCGGCTGCGCTTCTCCACCGGCGCCGACATGGAGCGCACGCTGGTGGGACTGCCCGGCGCGCACAACGCGATGGTGGCGACGCTGCTGTACTGCCTGCTGCTGCGCACGGACATCAAGCTGCTCTCCAGCCAGCGCGGCCCGGACGTGCTGGACGCCGTCGAGGAGTTCCGGCCGACGACCGTCCTGGCCTTCGCCGGGACCTTCGGCGAGATGGCGGCGGAGGACCTCGCGGCACGTGACCTGTCCAGCGTGCAGGTGTGGTTCAACACCGGGGACGCGGCGCACGAGGCGCACATCCGGGCGCTCGTGGAACACGGGAGCCACACCGAGATCCGGCGCGACCTGAGCCGGGTCCGGGTCGACGGCTCGGTCTTCGTGGACGGCCTCGGTTCGTCGGAGGCCGGGTACTCCGTCTTCCACAACCGGCACACCAAGGACACCTCGGCCTACTCCCGCCGCGTCGGC is drawn from Streptomyces bottropensis ATCC 25435 and contains these coding sequences:
- a CDS encoding class I adenylate-forming enzyme family protein gives rise to the protein MLISRQERARICSDTELGAGNVLGRLRAYARPLDEPVLRTDGTWRAPDGSRPEVLTLGQLYEVVETYAGWYAARGVRPRDPVAVHSFSAAEFAVNFLALTSLGAVPSFVNGNLAPETAREYVRRQGAVGAFTDEAHREVLTGDAEVAAGGTGLGFLVTAADIRPEHRASLPPSYPYRHDPTDPVLISHSSGTTGMPKGVPHTHRTLMYAQVHRLRFSTGADMERTLVGLPGAHNAMVATLLYCLLLRTDIKLLSSQRGPDVLDAVEEFRPTTVLAFAGTFGEMAAEDLAARDLSSVQVWFNTGDAAHEAHIRALVEHGSHTEIRRDLSRVRVDGSVFVDGLGSSEAGYSVFHNRHTKDTSAYSRRVGKPISFAEAAVLAEDGTPLPPGQIGRLGLKSPTLTPGYWNDSLTWNRMRLGGYWLTGDLAHQDEEGNFYHLDRVPDAVRTRAGIVFSTRTEELLLAGLPRLADCTVVGVAPDGVRADWDGDGEAEAYALLQLADGEGTDDDGENDEVWTARVNAVLTAAGFPPVTRALRMKPDDVAKGATGKVLKRVMRDRFAARLAAATAAEEQHA
- a CDS encoding acyl carrier protein yields the protein MAIMSTSTLDNEIREFVLTTVIDEMNILLSRDGITDESPVTVGGLELDSLSLIELTLRLESRFGVEIPDTDIEPLASLTLGGLVTEVVRRGAKA
- a CDS encoding beta-ketoacyl-[acyl-carrier-protein] synthase family protein, translated to MTGDVTVTGFGVRTAFGAGADALRRGVFAGVPSFTPTTRFDTGPYRTPMAGAAPDGPDGAEHRALRPALADCGREALDMAGLPPGTEAAVLLGIAGDCTSITRHWRDAAAGPGAETSGGADGRDEAASGPADAAAHLADAVPAHLAESLARGLGLTGPRLTFTNACVASAAAIIHACRLISSGRTDVAVCAGGYLVEEETFGKFDSGRALSRDGMVRPFSADRTGLLLGDGVAAVVLESAEHARRRGARPLAGVVGWGAATDAHHIAQPHPEGVGLARAARQALRLAGDPDGSALGYVNAHGTGTKYNDGAETRGLRAALAERAGSVPVSSTKSTTGHLLEAAGVVEFVITVLALMDGVLPPTAGLTRPDPECDLDYVPNRARQADLRRALTINAAFGGANTALVLERP